In Syngnathus scovelli strain Florida chromosome 12, RoL_Ssco_1.2, whole genome shotgun sequence, the genomic window atgaaataggtctatctaatgaggcgaaatcacatcaaacggcaaacattctgaccaaatacatcatcttgaagaatcagtgaaagaatacatctaaataaagtaataacgaAATCAATATTATTGTTGGTTTCCCTTTTTTGCtaatgcatcatggtctggagtaaaatttgttgtggtaattcttaggatagagtcgaggtgtcggtccgttaacctacatctgtgacgggctttgttaacattcatgtggctgaacgtctgctcacacacgtaggtcgagccaaattgtccactctttttttaaacactcggcactcagtgtcctcctttcttttcctcgggccactcattttaatgaaaggattccaggggaaggtttgtgggtggcattggcgtaaaactgtatctaaaACCTCAGCACGCGAATTACgaaaatgctgacgtcacagcccacactcgaaattcggcactgatggaaatagagtgcggagtactacttagtacgtacacgcacttgtgagtttgcacgagctttctgacacggcttccgggagtaaatgcacgggcgggcgcttccccatctattgaggAAACAtattaattgcagggaaaacgaccccccccaaaaaaagtttaataatacaatttattcaggtttggcaggccggattaaacggccccgtgggccggatgtggcccacgGGCCATAAATTGCCCATATCTGAGCTAAGCCCTCTCACCTAATCACcacatggtgcagggacaacaacctcctgctgaacatcagcaagaccaaggagattgttgttgacttccggaagggtcacacccaacacctgccactgaccatcgacggtgcagcaccagattcctggggatgcacatcagtgaagacctctcctggaccaccaacactgcatcactggcgaagaaagctcagcgccgcctgtacttcctgccgaaactcaggcgagcaagtgctccaccagccatcatgaccacattctaccgtggcaccattgagagcgtcctctacagttgtatcgctgtgtggggtggaagcTGCACTGACTACAacatgcagcgcatagtgaacacagctGGTAGGATTATTggcgcttcactcccctccctgaaggacattaacacctcccatctcacacgcaaggcgaccacgattgtgagagatgtgagtcaccccgctcacactttgtttgatctactgccctctgggaagaggtacagaagcctgcgctcccacaccaccagactcaccaatagcttcatactccaggctgttaggatcctgaactctctcccccctccactGCATAATGTCCTAGCCTTTTGGGCCACGTTGGCTACCTTGCACTActcctcctgtacttttgcgctctaTCCTGACTGTgtgctgtatgcacaattgctccatttcaaccacgttgctcttatttatttattatttattcattgctcttattATTCGTTGTatatgccttcttgtttttactttttgtattgtttacttgaatgtttcgTTGTCCGTGGacctatataatataatatgataatataatatgtaatatgtcttgtcaccgtgggacagtaggaaacgcaattttgatctctttgtgtgtcttgacatgtgaagaaattgacaataaagcagactttgacttatcTTTCTTGATTCGGTTGGGCATTCTGCTTGTTCTGCGGGCTCGGCACTGGGTCACTTTCCTCTTCACAGTGCAGTCACCTCATTGGCCACCAACGTCCACATCTGTTTTGCGCCCCGTGGACGCCCTTTTGCGATTGGCCACCTCAGTGGAACGACAAGGCCTCCTCCAAGAAACACCTTCAACCTGAAGATTGTCAGCAGCGTAAACTAAACCACATCAAGCAACTCAAGTGCACAGCAATGATGTCCGTCAGAGCTCAAATGTCACTTTGTTAAAATGAGAAATAATGGACAACACATTGGTCATCTTCTATGATGGAGCTACAATTACAAACACTTACTCTATATTAACCAATAGTACTCATTCATTTGTGACTTTTTTCATTTCTATGTGACCTATAGTTGATTGATGCATACTACAGCTAAACTgtcattgatttttaaaaaggaCAGGAGAAAAAGTGTCCCAAAGTAACTTTTATTAAAACATGGTTGCACAAGACAAGCAGACGGAACCAAATGTTATGGATTTCCTAGATTAAGTTTGCAAGCACCGGTCCATCATTGTTCAAAGCGGAAGACCACCTACGCAAATCTACTAACAGTACGACTCAAGTTGAATAGAAAAAGTAAAGCGTACTTTACCTCACAAATGTTCAGTCAGGAAaagaaatgaggaaaaaaaatccttttgtttGTAATCTtagaatgacttttttttttctttatttgttaCGTGGTACTCTAGGTACGAGACCAATCCCTGTATAACAGAGAAGAACATGTTATCCAAGTCTTGAATTCTCAGATGAAAAACCAAAAGAATGTTGACGGACAAAGCCTTCAAACGAGAGCCTCCCTCGTGTCTCCTCCTACTCTAGGTTGACATTAGCAAGGAGTCCAGAAGAGTGGAGATTAATATTGTCTCATCATTTTGAGGTGTCCCAGGGAGCTTTGGTTTAGCATCTCCTGGGGACTCCAATGGTTTCAGCAGAATCTGAGGGTTTCTGGTCAGAATTTCCTGCAGACTGGCTTTGGGCCAATAGAATCTGAGGGCTTCTGGTCAGAATCCCCTACAGACTCCAAGAGCTTCTGGTCAGCAAAATCTGAGGGCATCTGGTCAGAATCTCCTACAGACTCTAAGAGCTTCGGGTCAGCATCTTAGGCAGAGTCAGAGTTTTTGGTCAACATCTTGGGCAGACTCTGAGATATTTCGGTCAGCATCTCCCTCAGACTCAGAGAACTTGGGGTCAGCGTCTCCTGCAGACTCTGAGAGTTTCTGGTCAGCATCTCCTGCAGACCCTGAAAGTTTGAGGTCAGCGTCAGCTGGAGAATCTGAGAGGTCTGGCTTGGTGtctcctagagactctgagagcTTGTGGTCAGCATCTTCTACGGTCTGCTCGAGATGATGCAGCCTGGTTTGGGATCGGGTTTGTCGGATGGGGACATGGGAGGATGGAGGAGTTCTCTTTTTTGCAGTTTTCCCTGGCATTCTAGGAGCGGGAATAGATTTGAGCTTGGTTGATGCTTCACGGCGTGGTTCTGGAAAGCTCCTTGGGTTTTCATCATCTGGTTTGGCTTCACAAGTTTTAACATGCTGAGTTTGCGTCGCATGTGCTGGCGTGCTTTCAGGACCCTCTCCATGTGGACTCGCAACGCAAGTGTCAAGCAGAACTCCCTCAGGTGCTCGCTCGGGGGTGGTCTGCAAAGACCAAACTGATTTGATTAGGAGCTCTGATTCGGACTGCAGTTGGAGGCTTTCTGGCAGTGCGGAATCTGGCTGAGGAGATTCATTTGAAGGTTGGGCTGCAGAATGCGCCACTGGTTCAGCGATAAATGGACCTTTGTGGGTCTCACTTATGTCTACTACCCCTGACTTTAACAAGGACAAGGGTCCCGTCTTGTCCTTTGAACTGTAGAAGATACCAAATAAATCCTGGGCTTTTGCAGCAGCCAGGTTAGTTTTTGGTTTGTCAGACTTATGAGCGCCATCCACCATGCTGAAGGGCGGCGGTGGTTTGACAAATACCATGTGAGTCTGCTCACTCTCTGGGACACCGGGAGCGGCCACATCCGGCTCCATGTCCACCATTTCCACTTGAACAGGTGACTGAACAAATTGCGACACTTGGGGAGCCGGATTAACAGGCCTCGAAGGCAGGGGAGTGGCCCAGTTAACCTCAGGCCTCAAAGTCAGGGGAGTGGCCCAGTTAACCTCAGGCTTAACCTCAGGTCTCGCTGGCGGGGGAGTGGCCGAGTTAACCTCAGGCTTAACCTCAGGCCTCGAAGGCGGGGGAGTGGCCGAGCTAACTTCAGGCCTCGACACGGGTGGAGTTGGTTTGCTCGCTGACGAGGCTGGATTTGACCCAGGTAAAGAGCTGGTGTCCGATGGGGTCGAAGGGAACCGAGGCGGGGCTGGTCTAACAACGCCTAGGGTAGAACTTGACCTAGGTAAGGATGAGCCCAAGCCCGAATGGAATGTGGTCGGCGCTGGTCTGACAAATGCGAGGGCGGGACTCGATGCCGGGAATGCTGCTCTGGGATCAGACAAATAGTGAAACTGAGACACAAGTTGGCCAGGCTGGGATTCGATTTTGGAAGCGGCTGGATTGAGAGTGTCCCGCTTGGCTTCCGGCAGTCTCTCAAGAGGAGGAAAAAGGGCTCTGTCCGGTATGGGTGAGCCCTGACGAACTATGAAGGGGCTGCCAGTGCTAAGAGCTGCGGGTTTTATCACAGTGCACTTTCTCCTCTGAGCTGCAGGAGGGGCTGAAAAGTCGGCAGGCACTGGCGACGCGTTGGCGCCACTCGATACCCGCGGCGCCATTGAGCTGTCGGTACCAGATAACTTTTGCGCAATTTCCTTAGCGAAGGCCACAGACTTTGCAAACGAGTCGGCATTGGCATCTCGTTGGTCGTCCTTGATGAACTCGGCAGCCGCTTTCTGGGCATCTTTAGCTAGCTGGTTCTCCCGTTTCTTCCAGGTGAACTTTCCGATGGTCGCTGGTAGCTTTGCAGCGTCCGGGTTCTGCTTGAGTAGTTTGGCTCTCATGGCCAGACTGGGTCCGCAGATGACTTTGGGCGGGTGGCAGGGCTTGAGCACAGCTTCCACTTGCTCTGAGGCACTTTCCGCATTCTTCTCCTTGTCTTGTTCACGCTGGTGTTTGTCTAACTTGTATCTGTCGTCATGTTGTGGCCGGCGCTCGTACTGCTCTTCTTCCTGGTTGTGATTCCGATACTGACGTCCTTCTTGGCTTGGTTTGTGTCGTTCTTGCTGATCTCTCCTCCAATTGGGCCTCTCTTCCTCTACAGCCCAATGGCACTTGTCACTTTTCTTCTTGGATCTCAATTTGTCCTCCTCTTCTATCCTGGCATAACAAGACATCCTCATAGTTTGAAGATCATTTTCCCTCTTCAACACTTTGGCTCTCTCTTCCTCCTGACCAGCTTTGGATGAGCTGAACTCTGTGACAAAGTCCTTTCCACCTTTTCTCTCCTTTTTGCCTTTGGTTTTCTCACCCTTGTCTTCTTCATGTTTACGTTTTTTGCCTGTCTGGTTGGAGGCCAGCCCAGCTTGGCGATCCAGATTTCTTCTCTGCTCATACAGGGGATTCTTGTGCATTTTTTTCTGAACAAGTGgatgagagaagaaaaaaatggtaaTGTCAAAGATTCCCAACGACAGACTGTGGAATAGTGTGAACTCAGATGTTCTGAATTCAGTGCAGAATGGAATTGGGCCAATGAGAAAGACGCCAGAAAATGTGTCACCACGACAACAACCACATGCAATATAGCTGACGACCAGAAGCAGGAGCCGGCACCTTGCTTGCTTTGCTTGAGGGTTAgggcaggggtcgggaacctttttggcaGACAGAGCCATACATGCccattttttacaaataattctctgtgagagccataccattaaaaaaaaaaaaaaacgataggctagatacaattaaatgcatgtattttaattaagaccaacgattttttgagtgtactaatgtattatttttaataacgtcaccaaaagagccgtatctggctcgcgagccataggttcccgacgCCTGGGTTAGGGTGAAAGACACTCCAACACGCTTTACACGTGGCTCTTATCTCCGGCCTCGGGCCAAAGCCTCACAAGTCACATatcatacagtaatccctcgtttatcgtggataattggttccaagaccacccgcaaTATGCGAAAATCTGCCaagtagtgtcaccctctcatttttgacatacatacatttttgtgtatcaataaatgtatattaaaccatataagtgcatatgttaccattagaacattaaataatagtttcaaacatgtaaatactatagtaatacgtagtataaatgacatacagaaaataatgtataaataatataaatatgatgtgtgtgtgtgtgtgtgcgtgtttgtgtgtgtaatatatgtagatgtagctaaagtatacgtacatactgtaaatatgtttttagcactcttctattataatttttttataaaaaggtacaatactgtaaatatgttttgagttctcttattataacaactttttttataacaaggtactgcaattgtgtgtgcACTCccggccttctgctggcgtgtgggaaactttcgtgccataattcctcaatttagaagttttattttgaattatttatttatttttttaatttggaaaaaaatctgcgatgtactgaagccgcgataaatgaagCGCGATATATTGAGAGATTACTGTATTTGTTTCAAAAATTGATACTTTTGGTCAGTCAACACGTGGGTGTTACTTTTACAAATGATTGACCAATCTAAAGCGTGGCTTGCGCAATGCTAACGATTGAACAAAGCTGCCATTTTGGGGGTCCCCCGCAAAGTGATGCTTTTGGACATATGAGGATTCTGCCCAATGCCAAAGTTAAAGCTAACGTGCCAGGTCAAACTCGCAGAGTTGCTGTCACAGGAGGCGACACAGGCGGCTGTTCAATACCTTGTAGTTGTCGTTGTGGCCGTGAGTGGTGACATGCTCTTCTGCGCAGATTGCGTCTCCAAAGAACTTTTCACACAGCAAACAGAAAAATCCGCGCACAGGAAATAAGAACTCAGAACCTGCAAGATAGCACCACAATAAATGTCAACCAGGAACCTCAAGacgtcccaaacacacgcatTACCAGATGATAGAC contains:
- the znf318 gene encoding zinc finger protein 318 isoform X3, which encodes MFRGRPPPRGSFDNRGPPRLYPHPRGDEQNRPRSPYHSDYHHRGHPDYHRPPPHRSYYPPASAGHRGGKHRSAAPPRERSPSPCHRLPVDHKLVITVGNELTSSTTPRQHDRDRSPDRSCVRSRSRARSKSRHRSQRRSKSRSTSRGRSRGRASSRASSRAPSRASSHSRKRSTSSSSSSSSSSPRAKPFSELEVARRRKEQEELLRLPTKSILKKRSDYEHSPLTCDSGLSHVAEELLRAVKGMDSAAVASVLNELRSDPQMSQRADFNAEIKEILNLLDLAAVAQEAKSLATDIDDEEKFLYGDSAEPEIVVPPEPLQNHAFDLYGDVTEDVLYDDLLPAAIPTVVSPPIAGEVCTDWTPSAHASVSHASEPPPDEENDQQALEDYQKLQNLLKTIGLDLGVTEISKLAARTKERLHGNKTPKRRRPRYSSGSSDEGHSRRSRSSDEEEEDDDKRVRHARRAGSWSKDVGSAISEAPQQTAAIDTAAPLSATPVPATMPVPPSYPPSHAPGMLAPSYLSPGYGQYGNFLPYAQPRWPPPLYPPPSLPPTPGATDFPLTPSANNFLQALPYHAAEPQPSPLPEVKGAVKTPWVSGKGAVPAFCQVSEQENNESQKQKVLEERENLRQEREQRMKKKEYLMKELERLRKQQGELLRKKRREKDGHKDPLLQEISLLQEDIMMQISNLRKEHEVAEKKRSEIDKVALILGLGPSDHPRSTSRVAQEAHALARPGISRPRMQHSPERQQDGKRQQNDAGGGGISLKQDVSEANRQLLIPATPPPEPFEYYDAGNHWCKSCNLTSGSMFDFFNHLHSKTHRKTLDPYERPWASSPTQAAKKAQTEEKLMKPAKGSEFLFPVRGFFCLLCEKFFGDAICAEEHVTTHGHNDNYKKKMHKNPLYEQRRNLDRQAGLASNQTGKKRKHEEDKGEKTKGKKERKGGKDFVTEFSSSKAGQEEERAKVLKRENDLQTMRMSCYARIEEEDKLRSKKKSDKCHWAVEEERPNWRRDQQERHKPSQEGRQYRNHNQEEEQYERRPQHDDRYKLDKHQREQDKEKNAESASEQVEAVLKPCHPPKVICGPSLAMRAKLLKQNPDAAKLPATIGKFTWKKRENQLAKDAQKAAAEFIKDDQRDANADSFAKSVAFAKEIAQKLSGTDSSMAPRVSSGANASPVPADFSAPPAAQRRKCTVIKPAALSTGSPFIVRQGSPIPDRALFPPLERLPEAKRDTLNPAASKIESQPGQLVSQFHYLSDPRAAFPASSPALAFVRPAPTTFHSGLGSSLPRSSSTLGVVRPAPPRFPSTPSDTSSLPGSNPASSASKPTPPVSRPEVSSATPPPSRPEVKPEVNSATPPPARPEVKPEVNWATPLTLRPEVNWATPLPSRPVNPAPQVSQFVQSPVQVEMVDMEPDVAAPGVPESEQTHMVFVKPPPPFSMVDGAHKSDKPKTNLAAAKAQDLFGIFYSSKDKTGPLSLLKSGVVDISETHKGPFIAEPVAHSAAQPSNESPQPDSALPESLQLQSESELLIKSVWSLQTTPERAPEGVLLDTCVASPHGEGPESTPAHATQTQHVKTCEAKPDDENPRSFPEPRREASTKLKSIPAPRMPGKTAKKRTPPSSHVPIRQTRSQTRLHHLEQTVEDADHKLSESLGDTKPDLSDSPADADLKLSGSAGDADQKLSESAGDADPKFSESEGDADRNISESAQDVDQKL
- the znf318 gene encoding zinc finger protein 318 isoform X2, producing MFRGRPPPRGSFDNRGPPRLYPHPRGDEQNRPRSPYHSDYHHRGHPDYHRPPPHRSYYPPASAGHRGGKHRSAAPPRERSPSPCHRLPVDHKLVITVGNELTSSTTPRQHDRDRSPDRSCVRSRSRARSKSRHRSQRRSKSRSTSRGRSRGRASSRASSRAPSRASSHSRKRSTSSSSSSSSSSPRAKPFSELEVARRRKEQEELLRLPTKSILKKRSDYEHSPLVRTCDSGLSHVAEELLRAVKGMDSAAVASVLNELRSDPQMSQRADFNAEIKEILNLLDLAAVAQEAKSLATDIDDEEKFLYGDSAEPEIVVPPEPLQNHAFDLYGDVTEDVLYDDLLPAAIPTVVSPPIAGEVCTDWTPSAHASVSHASEPPPDEENDQQALEDYQKLQNLLKTIGLDLGVTEISKLAARTKERLHGNKTPKRRRPRYSSGSSDEGHSRRSRSSDEEEEDDDKRVRHARRAGSWSKDVGSAISEAPQQTAAIDTAAPLSATPVPATMPVPPSYPPSHAPGMLAPSYLSPGYGQYGNFLPYAQPRWPPPLYPPPSLPPTPGATDFPLTPSANNFLQALPYHAAEPQPSPLPEVKGAVKTPWVSGKGAVPAFCQVSEQENNESQKQKVLEERENLRQEREQRMKKKEYLMKELERLRKQQGELLRKKRREKDGHKDPLLQEISLLQEDIMMQISNLRKEHEVAEKKRSEIDKVALILGLGPSDHPRSTSRVAQEAHALARPGISRPRMQHSPERQQDGKRQQNDAGGGGISLKDVSEANRQLLIPATPPPEPFEYYDAGNHWCKSCNLTSGSMFDFFNHLHSKTHRKTLDPYERPWASSPTQAAKKAQTEEKLMKPAKGSEFLFPVRGFFCLLCEKFFGDAICAEEHVTTHGHNDNYKKKMHKNPLYEQRRNLDRQAGLASNQTGKKRKHEEDKGEKTKGKKERKGGKDFVTEFSSSKAGQEEERAKVLKRENDLQTMRMSCYARIEEEDKLRSKKKSDKCHWAVEEERPNWRRDQQERHKPSQEGRQYRNHNQEEEQYERRPQHDDRYKLDKHQREQDKEKNAESASEQVEAVLKPCHPPKVICGPSLAMRAKLLKQNPDAAKLPATIGKFTWKKRENQLAKDAQKAAAEFIKDDQRDANADSFAKSVAFAKEIAQKLSGTDSSMAPRVSSGANASPVPADFSAPPAAQRRKCTVIKPAALSTGSPFIVRQGSPIPDRALFPPLERLPEAKRDTLNPAASKIESQPGQLVSQFHYLSDPRAAFPASSPALAFVRPAPTTFHSGLGSSLPRSSSTLGVVRPAPPRFPSTPSDTSSLPGSNPASSASKPTPPVSRPEVSSATPPPSRPEVKPEVNSATPPPARPEVKPEVNWATPLTLRPEVNWATPLPSRPVNPAPQVSQFVQSPVQVEMVDMEPDVAAPGVPESEQTHMVFVKPPPPFSMVDGAHKSDKPKTNLAAAKAQDLFGIFYSSKDKTGPLSLLKSGVVDISETHKGPFIAEPVAHSAAQPSNESPQPDSALPESLQLQSESELLIKSVWSLQTTPERAPEGVLLDTCVASPHGEGPESTPAHATQTQHVKTCEAKPDDENPRSFPEPRREASTKLKSIPAPRMPGKTAKKRTPPSSHVPIRQTRSQTRLHHLEQTVEDADHKLSESLGDTKPDLSDSPADADLKLSGSAGDADQKLSESAGDADPKFSESEGDADRNISESAQDVDQKL
- the znf318 gene encoding zinc finger protein 318 isoform X1 yields the protein MFRGRPPPRGSFDNRGPPRLYPHPRGDEQNRPRSPYHSDYHHRGHPDYHRPPPHRSYYPPASAGHRGGKHRSAAPPRERSPSPCHRLPVDHKLVITVGNELTSSTTPRQHDRDRSPDRSCVRSRSRARSKSRHRSQRRSKSRSTSRGRSRGRASSRASSRAPSRASSHSRKRSTSSSSSSSSSSPRAKPFSELEVARRRKEQEELLRLPTKSILKKRSDYEHSPLVRTCDSGLSHVAEELLRAVKGMDSAAVASVLNELRSDPQMSQRADFNAEIKEILNLLDLAAVAQEAKSLATDIDDEEKFLYGDSAEPEIVVPPEPLQNHAFDLYGDVTEDVLYDDLLPAAIPTVVSPPIAGEVCTDWTPSAHASVSHASEPPPDEENDQQALEDYQKLQNLLKTIGLDLGVTEISKLAARTKERLHGNKTPKRRRPRYSSGSSDEGHSRRSRSSDEEEEDDDKRVRHARRAGSWSKDVGSAISEAPQQTAAIDTAAPLSATPVPATMPVPPSYPPSHAPGMLAPSYLSPGYGQYGNFLPYAQPRWPPPLYPPPSLPPTPGATDFPLTPSANNFLQALPYHAAEPQPSPLPEVKGAVKTPWVSGKGAVPAFCQVSEQENNESQKQKVLEERENLRQEREQRMKKKEYLMKELERLRKQQGELLRKKRREKDGHKDPLLQEISLLQEDIMMQISNLRKEHEVAEKKRSEIDKVALILGLGPSDHPRSTSRVAQEAHALARPGISRPRMQHSPERQQDGKRQQNDAGGGGISLKQDVSEANRQLLIPATPPPEPFEYYDAGNHWCKSCNLTSGSMFDFFNHLHSKTHRKTLDPYERPWASSPTQAAKKAQTEEKLMKPAKGSEFLFPVRGFFCLLCEKFFGDAICAEEHVTTHGHNDNYKKKMHKNPLYEQRRNLDRQAGLASNQTGKKRKHEEDKGEKTKGKKERKGGKDFVTEFSSSKAGQEEERAKVLKRENDLQTMRMSCYARIEEEDKLRSKKKSDKCHWAVEEERPNWRRDQQERHKPSQEGRQYRNHNQEEEQYERRPQHDDRYKLDKHQREQDKEKNAESASEQVEAVLKPCHPPKVICGPSLAMRAKLLKQNPDAAKLPATIGKFTWKKRENQLAKDAQKAAAEFIKDDQRDANADSFAKSVAFAKEIAQKLSGTDSSMAPRVSSGANASPVPADFSAPPAAQRRKCTVIKPAALSTGSPFIVRQGSPIPDRALFPPLERLPEAKRDTLNPAASKIESQPGQLVSQFHYLSDPRAAFPASSPALAFVRPAPTTFHSGLGSSLPRSSSTLGVVRPAPPRFPSTPSDTSSLPGSNPASSASKPTPPVSRPEVSSATPPPSRPEVKPEVNSATPPPARPEVKPEVNWATPLTLRPEVNWATPLPSRPVNPAPQVSQFVQSPVQVEMVDMEPDVAAPGVPESEQTHMVFVKPPPPFSMVDGAHKSDKPKTNLAAAKAQDLFGIFYSSKDKTGPLSLLKSGVVDISETHKGPFIAEPVAHSAAQPSNESPQPDSALPESLQLQSESELLIKSVWSLQTTPERAPEGVLLDTCVASPHGEGPESTPAHATQTQHVKTCEAKPDDENPRSFPEPRREASTKLKSIPAPRMPGKTAKKRTPPSSHVPIRQTRSQTRLHHLEQTVEDADHKLSESLGDTKPDLSDSPADADLKLSGSAGDADQKLSESAGDADPKFSESEGDADRNISESAQDVDQKL
- the znf318 gene encoding zinc finger protein 318 isoform X5, with the protein product MFRGRPPPRGSFDNRGPPRLYPHPRGDEQNRPRSPYHSDYHHRGHPDYHRPPPHRSYYPPASAGHRGGKHRSAAPPRETCDSGLSHVAEELLRAVKGMDSAAVASVLNELRSDPQMSQRADFNAEIKEILNLLDLAAVAQEAKSLATDIDDEEKFLYGDSAEPEIVVPPEPLQNHAFDLYGDVTEDVLYDDLLPAAIPTVVSPPIAGEVCTDWTPSAHASVSHASEPPPDEENDQQALEDYQKLQNLLKTIGLDLGVTEISKLAARTKERLHGNKTPKRRRPRYSSGSSDEGHSRRSRSSDEEEEDDDKRVRHARRAGSWSKDVGSAISEAPQQTAAIDTAAPLSATPVPATMPVPPSYPPSHAPGMLAPSYLSPGYGQYGNFLPYAQPRWPPPLYPPPSLPPTPGATDFPLTPSANNFLQALPYHAAEPQPSPLPEVKGAVKTPWVSGKGAVPAFCQVSEQENNESQKQKVLEERENLRQEREQRMKKKEYLMKELERLRKQQGELLRKKRREKDGHKDPLLQEISLLQEDIMMQISNLRKEHEVAEKKRSEIDKVALILGLGPSDHPRSTSRVAQEAHALARPGISRPRMQHSPERQQDGKRQQNDAGGGGISLKQDVSEANRQLLIPATPPPEPFEYYDAGNHWCKSCNLTSGSMFDFFNHLHSKTHRKTLDPYERPWASSPTQAAKKAQTEEKLMKPAKGSEFLFPVRGFFCLLCEKFFGDAICAEEHVTTHGHNDNYKKKMHKNPLYEQRRNLDRQAGLASNQTGKKRKHEEDKGEKTKGKKERKGGKDFVTEFSSSKAGQEEERAKVLKRENDLQTMRMSCYARIEEEDKLRSKKKSDKCHWAVEEERPNWRRDQQERHKPSQEGRQYRNHNQEEEQYERRPQHDDRYKLDKHQREQDKEKNAESASEQVEAVLKPCHPPKVICGPSLAMRAKLLKQNPDAAKLPATIGKFTWKKRENQLAKDAQKAAAEFIKDDQRDANADSFAKSVAFAKEIAQKLSGTDSSMAPRVSSGANASPVPADFSAPPAAQRRKCTVIKPAALSTGSPFIVRQGSPIPDRALFPPLERLPEAKRDTLNPAASKIESQPGQLVSQFHYLSDPRAAFPASSPALAFVRPAPTTFHSGLGSSLPRSSSTLGVVRPAPPRFPSTPSDTSSLPGSNPASSASKPTPPVSRPEVSSATPPPSRPEVKPEVNSATPPPARPEVKPEVNWATPLTLRPEVNWATPLPSRPVNPAPQVSQFVQSPVQVEMVDMEPDVAAPGVPESEQTHMVFVKPPPPFSMVDGAHKSDKPKTNLAAAKAQDLFGIFYSSKDKTGPLSLLKSGVVDISETHKGPFIAEPVAHSAAQPSNESPQPDSALPESLQLQSESELLIKSVWSLQTTPERAPEGVLLDTCVASPHGEGPESTPAHATQTQHVKTCEAKPDDENPRSFPEPRREASTKLKSIPAPRMPGKTAKKRTPPSSHVPIRQTRSQTRLHHLEQTVEDADHKLSESLGDTKPDLSDSPADADLKLSGSAGDADQKLSESAGDADPKFSESEGDADRNISESAQDVDQKL
- the znf318 gene encoding zinc finger protein 318 isoform X4 produces the protein MSKIGPDHRTTRTTTTADTPTTIALRRTAATILPLQQDTEAGSTAPLLRPGRDRSPDRSCVRSRSRARSKSRHRSQRRSKSRSTSRGRSRGRASSRASSRAPSRASSHSRKRSTSSSSSSSSSSPRAKPFSELEVARRRKEQEELLRLPTKSILKKRSDYEHSPLVRTCDSGLSHVAEELLRAVKGMDSAAVASVLNELRSDPQMSQRADFNAEIKEILNLLDLAAVAQEAKSLATDIDDEEKFLYGDSAEPEIVVPPEPLQNHAFDLYGDVTEDVLYDDLLPAAIPTVVSPPIAGEVCTDWTPSAHASVSHASEPPPDEENDQQALEDYQKLQNLLKTIGLDLGVTEISKLAARTKERLHGNKTPKRRRPRYSSGSSDEGHSRRSRSSDEEEEDDDKRVRHARRAGSWSKDVGSAISEAPQQTAAIDTAAPLSATPVPATMPVPPSYPPSHAPGMLAPSYLSPGYGQYGNFLPYAQPRWPPPLYPPPSLPPTPGATDFPLTPSANNFLQALPYHAAEPQPSPLPEVKGAVKTPWVSGKGAVPAFCQVSEQENNESQKQKVLEERENLRQEREQRMKKKEYLMKELERLRKQQGELLRKKRREKDGHKDPLLQEISLLQEDIMMQISNLRKEHEVAEKKRSEIDKVALILGLGPSDHPRSTSRVAQEAHALARPGISRPRMQHSPERQQDGKRQQNDAGGGGISLKQDVSEANRQLLIPATPPPEPFEYYDAGNHWCKSCNLTSGSMFDFFNHLHSKTHRKTLDPYERPWASSPTQAAKKAQTEEKLMKPAKGSEFLFPVRGFFCLLCEKFFGDAICAEEHVTTHGHNDNYKKKMHKNPLYEQRRNLDRQAGLASNQTGKKRKHEEDKGEKTKGKKERKGGKDFVTEFSSSKAGQEEERAKVLKRENDLQTMRMSCYARIEEEDKLRSKKKSDKCHWAVEEERPNWRRDQQERHKPSQEGRQYRNHNQEEEQYERRPQHDDRYKLDKHQREQDKEKNAESASEQVEAVLKPCHPPKVICGPSLAMRAKLLKQNPDAAKLPATIGKFTWKKRENQLAKDAQKAAAEFIKDDQRDANADSFAKSVAFAKEIAQKLSGTDSSMAPRVSSGANASPVPADFSAPPAAQRRKCTVIKPAALSTGSPFIVRQGSPIPDRALFPPLERLPEAKRDTLNPAASKIESQPGQLVSQFHYLSDPRAAFPASSPALAFVRPAPTTFHSGLGSSLPRSSSTLGVVRPAPPRFPSTPSDTSSLPGSNPASSASKPTPPVSRPEVSSATPPPSRPEVKPEVNSATPPPARPEVKPEVNWATPLTLRPEVNWATPLPSRPVNPAPQVSQFVQSPVQVEMVDMEPDVAAPGVPESEQTHMVFVKPPPPFSMVDGAHKSDKPKTNLAAAKAQDLFGIFYSSKDKTGPLSLLKSGVVDISETHKGPFIAEPVAHSAAQPSNESPQPDSALPESLQLQSESELLIKSVWSLQTTPERAPEGVLLDTCVASPHGEGPESTPAHATQTQHVKTCEAKPDDENPRSFPEPRREASTKLKSIPAPRMPGKTAKKRTPPSSHVPIRQTRSQTRLHHLEQTVEDADHKLSESLGDTKPDLSDSPADADLKLSGSAGDADQKLSESAGDADPKFSESEGDADRNISESAQDVDQKL